A single region of the Lotus japonicus ecotype B-129 chromosome 4, LjGifu_v1.2 genome encodes:
- the LOC130716093 gene encoding 12-oxophytodienoate reductase 3-like, with the protein MAEDSNSAQGGITLFSPYKMPNFNLSHRVVLAPMTRCRALKGVPNAALAEYYAQRSTPGGFLISEGTLISPSAPGFPHVPGIYSEEQVEAWRNVVDAVHAKGAIIFCQLWHVGRASHAVYQPGGAAPISSTNKPISARWRILMPDGSYGVYPEPQPLTTSEIPEIVQHYRQSAINAIRAGFDGIEIHGAHGYLIDQFLKDGINDRTDEYGGSLENRCRFLIQVVQAVVSAIGAERVAVRVSPAIDHLDAIDSDPLRLGLAVVERLNNLQKRLGRKLSYLHVTQPRYTAYGQTESGRPGSEEEETQLMRNLRKAYQGTFMCSGGFTRKLGMEAVAQGDADLVSYGRLFISNPDLVLRFKLNAPLTKYNRKTFYTQDPVKGYTDYPFLNKGDMSKEPRASL; encoded by the exons ATGGCAGAGGATTCGAATTCAGCTCAAGGAGGCATCACGCTATTTTCTCCTTACAAGATGCCAAACTTCAACCTCTCTCACAG GGTTGTGCTGGCGCCGATGACGAGATGCAGAGCTTTGAAGGGAGTTCCAAACGCGGCACTAGCAGAGTACTATGCTCAGAGATCAACTCCTGGTGGATTTCTCATCAGTGAAGGAACTCTGATCTCTCCTTCTGCTCCTGG GTTTCCCCATGTACCTGGAATATATTCAGAAGAACAAGTTGAGGCATGGAGGAATGTAGTGGATGCAGTGCATGCCAAAGGTGCCATTATCTTTTGTCAACTCTGGCATGTTGGCCGTGCATCTCATGCAG TGTATCAGCCTGGTGGGGCTGCACCCATTTCCTCCACCAACAAACCAATCTCAGCCAGGTGGAGAATTCTCATGCCTGATGGATCCTATGGCGTATATCCAGAGCCTCAACCACTCACCACTTCTGAAATACCAGAAATAGTACAGCATTATAGGCAGTCAGCAATCAATGCAATTCGAGCAG GTTTTGATGGAATCGAGATTCATGGTGCACACGGGTATCTCATTGATCAATTCTTGAAGGATGGGATCAATGATCGAACAGATGAATACGGCGGATCACTTGAGAATCGCTGCAGGTTCTTAATTCAGGTGGTTCAAGCTGTTGTTTCTGCTATTGGAGCAGAAAGGGTTGCTGTGAGAGTTTCACCAGCAATTGATCACCTTGATGCCATTGACTCTGACCCCCTTCGGTTAGGCTTAGCAGTGGTGGAGAGGCTCAACAATCTCCAGAAAAGGCTTGGCAGAAAACTCAGCTACCTTCATGTTACTCAACCTCGGTATACAGCTTATGGCCAAACCGAGTCAGGCAGACCTggtagtgaagaagaagaaactcaATTGATGCGGAACCTGAGAAAAGCGTATCAAGGAACATTCATGTGCAGTGGTGGATTCACTAGGAAGTTAGGAATGGAAGCAGTAGCTCAAGGTGATGCTGACTTGGTATCTTATGGTCGTCTTTTCATCTCCAATCCAGACTTGGTCTTAAGGTTCAAGCTTAATGCCCCTCTAACCAAGTATAACAGAAAAACTTTTTACACCCAGGATCCTGTTAAAGGCTACACAGATTACCCTTTCCTGAACAAAGGAGATATGAGTAAGGAGCCAAgggcaagccttt